The following proteins are co-located in the Microbacterium immunditiarum genome:
- a CDS encoding oxidoreductase C-terminal domain-containing protein produces the protein MSDADLVIRGDLDKREFIAFWVDHGRVVGGMNVNVWDVNKAVQKLIRSGERVDLRALADPDTPLEGLIP, from the coding sequence ATGTCGGACGCCGATCTCGTCATCCGCGGCGACCTCGACAAGCGCGAGTTCATCGCGTTCTGGGTCGACCACGGCCGCGTCGTCGGGGGCATGAACGTCAACGTGTGGGACGTGAACAAGGCTGTGCAGAAGCTCATCCGGTCGGGCGAGCGGGTCGACCTGCGCGCGCTCGCCGACCCCGACACGCCACTCGAGGGCCTCATCCCGTGA
- the folP gene encoding dihydropteroate synthase: protein MAIVNRTPDSFYDRGATFALDAAIAAGLAAAEEGAELVDVGGVKFAPGPPLPVEVEKDRILPVVRALAPVVAVSVDTFHPEVARAAIDAGASIINDTTGLRDPAMAAVVSEGGAGVVIAHSLAAPRMPHPNPHYDDVVADVAAFLAQRRDLALSRGIRPERIILDPGHDLNKNTLHSLELTRRLGELAELGSPLLVALSNKDFVGETLGRDRHDRVAGSLAAAVCCVLHGARVVRTHNVRETIDAVRMVEAIAGWREPAFLRHNMPAEAVA from the coding sequence ATGGCGATCGTCAACCGCACGCCCGACTCGTTCTACGACCGCGGGGCGACGTTCGCGCTCGACGCCGCGATCGCCGCCGGGCTCGCCGCGGCGGAGGAGGGCGCCGAGCTCGTCGACGTCGGCGGCGTGAAGTTCGCGCCGGGGCCGCCTCTGCCCGTCGAGGTCGAGAAGGACCGGATCCTGCCGGTGGTGCGGGCGCTCGCGCCGGTCGTCGCGGTCAGTGTCGACACGTTCCACCCCGAGGTCGCGCGCGCGGCGATCGACGCCGGCGCGAGCATCATCAACGACACGACCGGCCTGCGTGACCCGGCCATGGCCGCCGTCGTCTCCGAGGGCGGAGCGGGCGTCGTGATCGCCCACAGCCTGGCGGCACCGCGGATGCCGCATCCGAACCCCCACTACGACGATGTCGTCGCAGATGTCGCCGCATTCCTCGCGCAGCGACGCGATCTCGCCCTCAGCCGCGGCATCCGGCCCGAGCGGATCATCCTCGACCCCGGCCACGACCTCAACAAGAACACGCTCCACTCGCTCGAACTCACGCGGCGTCTCGGCGAGCTCGCGGAACTCGGGTCGCCGTTGCTCGTCGCCCTGTCGAACAAGGACTTCGTGGGCGAGACGCTCGGCCGAGACCGCCACGACCGGGTCGCCGGGTCGCTCGCGGCCGCTGTGTGCTGTGTGCTGCACGGCGCCCGCGTCGTGCGGACGCACAACGTGCGCGAGACGATCGACGCGGTCCGCATGGTCGAGGCGATCGCCGGATGGCGCGAGCCCGCGTTCCTACGCCACAACATGCCCGCAGAGGCGGTCGCATGA
- a CDS encoding pyrimidine reductase family protein yields the protein MTPTRQELFDAYALPDRDTRRVRMNFIESADGSVTLGGRSGALGGETDRAVMQVLRTMADVLMIGAGTVRAEGYGGVRLDETDAAWRRERGLSEHPPPAIVSHRLDIEPEHPFFAEAVVRPFVITHDAAPAGRRGALEDVAEVLVCGADGVDLALALDALAERGMTQVLCEGGPRLFGSLLEAGLVDELCVTIAPRIVGGDAGRIDRGAAEADRRLRLASSFVDEEGYVLLRYAV from the coding sequence ATGACGCCGACACGCCAGGAGCTGTTCGACGCGTATGCGCTGCCCGACCGCGACACGCGCCGCGTACGGATGAACTTCATCGAGAGCGCGGACGGCTCGGTGACGCTCGGCGGACGAAGCGGCGCCCTCGGCGGCGAGACGGACCGCGCGGTGATGCAGGTGCTGCGCACGATGGCCGACGTCCTCATGATCGGCGCAGGCACGGTGCGTGCCGAGGGCTACGGCGGCGTGCGACTGGACGAGACGGATGCCGCGTGGCGCCGGGAGCGCGGACTGAGCGAGCACCCGCCGCCGGCCATCGTCAGCCACCGGCTCGACATCGAGCCGGAGCATCCGTTCTTCGCCGAAGCCGTCGTCCGGCCGTTCGTCATCACGCACGACGCCGCACCCGCGGGGCGCCGCGGCGCGCTCGAGGACGTCGCGGAGGTGCTCGTGTGCGGCGCAGACGGCGTCGACCTCGCGCTCGCCCTCGACGCGCTCGCGGAGCGAGGCATGACGCAGGTGCTGTGCGAGGGTGGGCCTCGCCTGTTCGGGTCGCTTCTCGAGGCGGGGCTCGTGGACGAGTTGTGCGTCACGATCGCGCCGCGCATCGTCGGCGGCGACGCCGGGCGCATCGATCGCGGCGCGGCCGAGGCCGACCGCAGACTCCGGCTCGCGTCGTCGTTCGTCGACGAGGAGGGGTACGTCCTCCTGCGCTACGCGGTCTGA
- a CDS encoding DNA repair helicase XPB, which yields MADGPLIVQSDRTVLLEVAHPDAESARHELAIFAELERAPEHIHTYRITRLGLWNARAAGHDADDMLATLDRWTRFPVPPSVAIDIRETVGRYGRLVIERAAVDGHGDDALILRSTDAPVLAEVAKNKRIQPLLIAHPSPDFYVVDAWARGHIKQELLKIGWPAEDLAGYTPGTPHPIDLAQNGWHLRPYQRQAVETFTQGGSGVVVLPCGAGKTLVGAGAMAETKTTTLILVTNTVSARQWRDELLRRTSLTPEEIGEYSGQAKEIRPVTIATYQILTAKRKGEYAHLALLDALDWGLVVYDEVHLLPAPVFKLTADLQARRRLGLTATLVREDGREGDVFSLIGPKRFDAPWKEIEAQGFISPAVCYEVRVDLPAGDRLEYAAAADDERYRLAATAEAKIGVVRRLVERHEGERILVIGQYLDQIDILAEALDAPKITGATPVDEREQLYQAFREGEITLLIVSKVANFSIDLPEASVAIQVSGSFGSRQEEAQRLGRLLRPKESGHTASFYTLIARDTVDQDFAQNRQRFLAEQGYSYTILDADALAAA from the coding sequence ATGGCTGACGGCCCCCTCATCGTGCAAAGCGACCGGACCGTGCTGCTCGAGGTCGCCCACCCCGATGCCGAGAGCGCGCGTCACGAACTCGCGATCTTCGCAGAGCTGGAGCGCGCGCCCGAGCACATCCACACCTACCGCATCACGCGGCTGGGGCTGTGGAACGCGCGTGCGGCCGGCCACGACGCCGACGACATGCTCGCGACGCTCGACCGGTGGACGCGGTTCCCGGTGCCTCCGTCGGTCGCGATCGACATCCGCGAGACCGTCGGGCGGTACGGCCGCCTCGTGATCGAGCGCGCGGCCGTCGATGGCCACGGCGACGACGCGCTGATCCTGCGGTCGACGGATGCCCCGGTCCTCGCCGAGGTCGCCAAGAACAAGCGCATCCAGCCGCTGCTCATCGCGCACCCCTCCCCCGACTTCTACGTCGTCGACGCGTGGGCGCGCGGGCACATCAAGCAGGAGCTGCTGAAGATCGGCTGGCCGGCGGAGGACCTCGCGGGCTACACGCCGGGCACGCCGCATCCGATCGACCTCGCCCAGAACGGCTGGCACCTGCGCCCCTATCAGCGCCAGGCGGTCGAGACGTTCACGCAGGGCGGTTCGGGCGTCGTCGTCCTCCCGTGCGGGGCAGGCAAGACGCTCGTCGGCGCGGGCGCGATGGCGGAGACGAAGACGACGACGCTCATCCTCGTCACCAACACCGTGAGCGCGCGGCAGTGGCGCGACGAGCTGCTCCGGCGCACGAGCCTCACGCCCGAGGAGATCGGCGAGTACTCCGGCCAGGCGAAGGAGATCCGCCCGGTCACGATCGCGACGTACCAGATCCTCACGGCGAAGCGGAAGGGCGAGTACGCGCACCTCGCGCTGCTCGACGCGCTCGACTGGGGCCTCGTCGTGTACGACGAGGTCCACCTGCTGCCGGCGCCCGTGTTCAAGCTCACCGCAGACCTGCAGGCGCGCCGCCGCCTGGGCCTCACCGCCACGCTCGTGCGCGAGGACGGCCGCGAGGGCGACGTGTTCAGCCTCATCGGCCCGAAGCGCTTCGACGCGCCGTGGAAGGAGATCGAGGCGCAGGGCTTCATCTCTCCCGCGGTCTGCTACGAGGTGCGCGTCGACCTTCCCGCGGGCGATCGCCTCGAGTACGCCGCGGCCGCCGACGACGAGCGGTACCGGCTCGCGGCGACCGCCGAGGCGAAGATCGGGGTCGTACGCCGGCTCGTCGAGCGGCACGAGGGCGAGCGCATCCTCGTCATCGGGCAGTACCTCGACCAGATCGACATCCTCGCCGAGGCGCTCGACGCCCCGAAGATCACCGGGGCGACGCCCGTCGACGAGCGCGAGCAGCTCTACCAGGCGTTCCGCGAGGGCGAGATCACGCTGCTCATCGTGTCGAAGGTCGCCAACTTCTCGATCGACCTGCCCGAGGCATCCGTCGCGATCCAGGTGTCGGGCTCGTTCGGCTCTCGCCAAGAGGAGGCACAGCGGCTCGGGCGCCTGCTGCGTCCGAAGGAGTCGGGCCACACCGCGAGCTTCTACACGCTCATCGCGCGCGACACGGTCGACCAGGACTTCGCGCAGAACCGGCAGCGGTTCCTCGCCGAGCAGGGCTACAGCTACACGATCCTCGACGCCGACGCGCTCGCGGCCGCCTGA